A genomic region of Dermacentor andersoni chromosome 9, qqDerAnde1_hic_scaffold, whole genome shotgun sequence contains the following coding sequences:
- the LOC126528162 gene encoding uncharacterized protein: MEKVCAIPALLPFTIGFGVPAIYVLTTMAYRLRYDFDAVVSRRGGVTNTFTSISRATATPPWSVGWVLATVVHLVCSLWVNGEFTDYWDAREHLLPQGRRDAYRRTAECARHLHWLRAAALVLVSAMTTRLSERLHFISVTIFLTTDYFYHRYVDDLEEELFARVKDPTVACSSFHHRTANDVMTVLSACLPLSLVLHFFGRVSYAHSAFGFFEIVYGGCHGWHDFITTVVVTRQAYLACTDDPSMLWHCLPSLSSALT, from the exons ATGGAGAAAGTATGCGCGATCCCTGCGCTGTTGCCGTTCACCATCGGCTTCGGCGTCCCGGCCATCTACGTGCTGACCACGATGGCTTACCGGCTACGCTACGACTTCGACGCTGTCGTGAGCAGACGGGGCGGC GTGACCAACACGTTCACGAGCATAAGTCGAGCGACAGCGACCCCGCCGTGGTCTGTTGGCTGGGTCCTCGCTACGGTCGTCCACCTGGTCTGCAGCTTGTGGGTCAACGGTGAGTTTACGGACTACTGGGACGCCCGggagcatctgctgccgcaaggGCGACGGGACGCGTACCGCAGGACGGCGGAGTGCGCCCGTCACCTGCACTGGTTGCGGGCGGCTGCGCTCGTTCTCGTTTCCGCCATGACCACTCGTCTTTCCGAGAGACTGCATTTTATCTCTGTGACCATATTTCTTACCACTGACTACTTTTATCACCGCTACGTGGACGACCTGGAAGAGGAACTCTTCGCACGCGTCAAGGACCCAACG GTGGCCTGCTCGAGCTTTCACCACCGCACTGCCAACGACGTGATGACAGTGCTGAGCGCTTGCCTCCCGCTGAGCTTGGTGCTTCACTTCTTCGGGAGGGTCTCCTACG CTCATTCGGCATTTGGTTTCTTCGAGATCGTCTATGGAGGCTGCCATGGATGGCATGATTTCATCACCACTGTGGTAGTAACG CGGCAAGCCTACCTGGCCTGCACCGACGACCCAAGCATGCTATGGCACTGCTTGCCGTCGCTATCGTCAGCACTGACCTAG